A genomic segment from Salmo salar unplaced genomic scaffold, Ssal_v3.1, whole genome shotgun sequence encodes:
- the LOC106590833 gene encoding LOW QUALITY PROTEIN: polyadenylate-binding protein 1A-like (The sequence of the model RefSeq protein was modified relative to this genomic sequence to represent the inferred CDS: inserted 1 base in 1 codon) gives MNPSAPSYPMASLYVGDLHQDITEAMLYEKFSPAGPILSIRVCRDMITRRSLGYAYVNFQQPADAERALDTMNFDVIKGRPLRIMWSQRDPSLRKSGVGNIFIKNLDKSIDNKALYDTFSAFGNILSCKVVCDENGSKGYGFVHFETQEAAERAIEKMNGMLLNDRKVFVGRFKSRKEREAELGARAREFTNVYIKNFGEDMDDEKLRELFGKYGPALSIRVMTDDGGKSRGFGXVSFERHEDAQRAVDEMNGKDFNGRQVYVGRAQKKGERQTELKRKFEQMKQDRMTRYQGVNLYVKNLDDGLDDERLRKEFSPFGTITSAKVMMEGGRSKGFGFVCFSSPEEATKAVTEMNGRIVATKPLYVALAQRKEERQAHLTNQYMQRMATVRPVPNPVLNPYQPAPPSGYFMAAIPQTQNRAAYYSTNQLAQLRPGPRWATQGVRPQHFQNMPNAMRPSAPRPQTFGAMRPSSSQVPRMMAGQRMATQALGQRPTGAAAAAAPVRMPQYKYAAGVRNPQQHMASQPQVPMQQPAVHVQGQEPLTASMLAAAPPQEQKQMLGERLFPLIQNMHPSLAGKITGMLLEIDNSELLHMLESPESLRSKVDEAVAVLQAHQAKESAQKPTNPAGVPS, from the exons ATGAATCCAAGCGCACCGAGTTACCCGATGGCTTCCCTGTACGTCGGCGACCTGCACCAGGACATCACCGAGGCCATGCTGTACGAGAAGTTCAGCCCCGCCGGGCCTATCCTCTCCATTCGGGTCTGCAGGGACATGATCACACGTCGATCTCTAGGATATGCCTACGTTAATTTCCAACAACCAGCCGATG CTGAacgtgccctggacaccatgaaCTTCGACGTCATCAAAGGGAGACCTCTGCGTATCATGTGGTCTCAGCGTGACCCTTCGCTGAGGAAGAGCGGAGTGGGCAACATTTTCATCAAGAACTTGGACAAGTCTATTGACAACAAGGCCCTCTACGACACCTTCTCAGCTTTCGGAAACATCCTATCGTGCAAG GTGGTTTGTGATGAGAATGGCTCAAAGGGGTATGGCTTTGTGCACTTTGAGACCCAGGAAGCTGCTGAAAGAGCCATTGAGAAAATGAACGGCATGCTGCTCAATGACAGAAAAGT GTTCGTCGGACGCTTCAAATCCCGCAAAGAACGTGAGGCTGAGCTTGGAGCCAGAGCCAGAGAGTTCACCAATGTGTACATCAAGAACTTTGGCGAGGATATGGATGATGAGAAGCTGAGGGAGCTGTTTGGGAAATATG GACCGGCCCTGAGCATCAGGGTGATGACGGACGACGGCGGGAAGTCCAGAGGGTTCG TCGTCAGCTTTGAGAGGCACGAGGATGCTCAGAGG GCTGTAGATGAGATGAACGGGAAGGATTTTAACGGCCGTCAGGTCTACGTTGGCCGCGCCCAGAAGAAAGGAGAGCGCCAGACGGAGTTAAAACGCAAATTCGAACAGATGAAACAGGATCGTATGACCCGGTACCAAGGGGTCAACCTGTACGTCAAGAATCTGGACGATGGCCTCGACGATGAGCGTCTGAGGAAGGAGTTCTCTCCCTTCGGTACCATCACCAGCGCCAAG GTGATGATGGAGGGCGGTCGCAGCAAGGGGTTCGGCTTCGTGTGCTTCTCCTCGCCGGAGGAGGCCACCAAGGCCGTGACGGAGATGAACGGCCGTATCGTGGCCACCAAGCCGCTGTACGTGGCGCTGGCTCAGAGGAaagaggagcggcaggctcaccTCACCAACCAGTACATGCAGAGGATGGCCACCGTCCGGCCCGTACCCAACCCAGTCCTCAACCCTTACCAGCCTGCCCCTCCCTCTGGTTACTTCATGGCCGCCATCCCACAGACTCAGAACCGCGCTGCCTACTACTCCACCAATCAGCTGGCTCAGCTGAGACCAGGCCCACGCTGGGCCACCCAGGGTGTCCGACCACAAC ACTTCCAGAACATGCCCAATGCCATGCGTCCGTCCGCCCCCAGGCCGCAGACCTTTGGTGCCATGAGGCCCTCGTCCTCCCAGGTGCCCCGGATGATGGCCGGCCAGAGAATGG ccaccCAGGCCCTGGGCCAGCGTCCTACCGGAGCGGCGGCTGCTGCAGCCCCAGTGAGGATGCCCCAGTACAAGTACGCAGCGGGTGTGAGGAACCCCCAGCAGCACATGGCTAGCCAGCCCCAGGTGCCCATGCAGCAGCCTGCTGTCCATGTCCAGGGACAGGAGCCTCTGACGGCCTCCATGCTGGCAGCTGCTCCTCCTCAGGAACAGAAGCAAATGTTGG GTGAGCGTCTATTCCCCCTCATCCAGAACATGCACCCCAGCCTGGCTGGAAAGATCACTGGCATGCTGTTGGAGATAGATAACTCTGAGCTGCTCCACATGCTGGAGTCTCCCGAGTCTCTCCGCTCCAAGGTGGATGAAGCTGTTGCCGTGCTGCAGGCTCACCAGGCCAAGGAGTCCGCCCAGAAGCCCACCAACCCTGCTGGAGTCCCCAGCTAA